From Chengkuizengella sediminis, the proteins below share one genomic window:
- a CDS encoding ammonium transporter — MDLTTIGLNSIWLMLATILVIFMQGGFILLEAGSTRMKNAGHVAGKTIFTFGIATLVFWAVGYGLIYGGDGNAFIGWGDFFLNPNPEAVDGDAYPQTIDFMFQLAFAGIALTIAWGGFAERGKLAAYLIFSVLFIALVYPVVAHWIWGGGWLSEHGKQDFAGSTVVHLTGAMAALAATILLKPRIGKFNKDGSANEIHGHNQVFTALGVLILWVGWFGFNAGSTLEVGKAFFGYVALNTQLAAGAGAIAALLIAWAITGKADVPTMLNGALAGLVAITASCAFVDPWAAVVIGVIAGLLVFGSMKMFEKLKIDDPIYALSVHGAAGVWGTISTGLFATETLAVETLDWGQAGLFYGGGFGQLGVQVMGVAASGAFAFVASFIILAIMKAVMGLRVTEEQEIIGLDLSEHGSYGYPEQIKQSIN, encoded by the coding sequence ATGGATTTAACAACGATCGGTTTAAATTCAATTTGGCTAATGCTAGCGACGATTTTAGTCATTTTTATGCAGGGTGGTTTTATCCTGTTAGAAGCAGGTTCAACAAGAATGAAGAATGCAGGTCATGTTGCAGGTAAAACGATTTTTACATTTGGAATCGCAACGTTAGTATTTTGGGCAGTAGGTTACGGATTAATTTATGGTGGTGACGGAAATGCATTTATCGGATGGGGAGATTTCTTCTTAAACCCGAATCCTGAAGCAGTGGATGGAGATGCATATCCTCAAACGATTGACTTCATGTTCCAGTTAGCATTTGCGGGGATTGCTTTAACAATTGCATGGGGTGGATTTGCAGAACGAGGAAAGTTAGCAGCATACTTAATTTTCTCTGTATTATTTATTGCACTAGTATATCCAGTAGTTGCTCACTGGATTTGGGGTGGCGGCTGGTTATCCGAACACGGTAAACAAGACTTTGCAGGTTCAACGGTTGTTCACTTAACAGGAGCGATGGCAGCTTTAGCGGCAACTATACTATTAAAACCTAGAATAGGTAAATTTAATAAAGATGGTTCAGCAAATGAGATTCATGGACATAACCAAGTTTTTACGGCTTTAGGTGTTTTGATTTTATGGGTAGGTTGGTTCGGTTTTAATGCTGGTAGTACTTTAGAAGTTGGAAAAGCGTTCTTTGGATATGTCGCATTAAATACTCAATTAGCAGCTGGGGCAGGTGCGATAGCTGCATTATTAATTGCTTGGGCAATCACTGGAAAAGCTGATGTACCTACAATGTTAAATGGGGCATTAGCTGGGTTAGTTGCAATTACAGCTTCTTGTGCATTCGTTGATCCTTGGGCTGCAGTTGTGATTGGAGTTATTGCTGGCTTACTAGTATTTGGTAGCATGAAGATGTTTGAAAAATTAAAAATTGATGATCCAATTTATGCGTTATCTGTGCATGGTGCAGCTGGTGTCTGGGGTACAATCTCCACTGGTTTATTTGCAACAGAAACACTTGCAGTTGAAACATTAGATTGGGGTCAAGCTGGTTTATTCTATGGTGGTGGATTTGGACAACTAGGAGTTCAAGTTATGGGTGTTGCAGCTTCAGGAGCGTTCGCATTTGTTGCATCCTTCATTATCCTAGCCATTATGAAAGCTGTTATGGGATTACGTGTTACAGAAGAACAAGAAATTATAGGTTTAGACTTAAGTGAACACGGAAGTTATGGATACCCTGAGCAAATTAAACAATCTATTAATTAA
- a CDS encoding DUF294 nucleotidyltransferase-like domain-containing protein: MNFTFDEFNIKISNAVSFEQLGEERDQFNQMIQDLHSSIEQIKDIKLINQIHDLFIQRTITLSEIELKGRGFGPPPVSYEFILFGSGGRQEQTLWSDQDNGLIYENSKNDQKEQVASYFKELAICIEQGLEKVGYPPCEGKVISTNPLWNKPLDEWLVKMNEWFEDPHWEHVRYLLILADSRSVYGQGILVRKMKEIYFKKVTSTPHILDKMMHNTLRHKILLGVFGHLIKEQYGEEAGGLDIKYGAYIPMVNGIRLLSIEAEIFETSTLERIEKLKQLNLVPERYAIEYEHAFSNIFKLRFKTLYKKENGLYTSNGILKAKQLTKEQREKLKSSLRIGNKLQKYIKKKIDSSS, from the coding sequence ATGAACTTTACATTTGATGAGTTTAATATAAAAATATCTAATGCTGTGAGTTTTGAACAATTAGGTGAAGAACGTGATCAATTCAATCAAATGATACAAGATCTCCACTCCTCCATAGAACAAATTAAAGATATAAAATTAATCAACCAAATTCATGATTTGTTTATCCAGAGGACCATTACCTTGTCTGAAATCGAATTAAAAGGCAGAGGGTTTGGTCCTCCTCCTGTTTCTTATGAATTTATATTATTTGGCAGTGGGGGAAGGCAAGAACAAACCTTATGGAGTGACCAAGATAATGGATTGATTTATGAAAATTCAAAAAATGATCAAAAAGAGCAAGTGGCTTCTTATTTTAAAGAGTTAGCTATTTGCATTGAGCAAGGTCTTGAAAAAGTAGGGTATCCACCATGTGAAGGGAAAGTGATTAGTACAAACCCTCTCTGGAATAAACCGCTCGACGAATGGTTAGTTAAAATGAATGAATGGTTTGAAGACCCACATTGGGAGCATGTAAGGTATTTGTTGATTTTAGCAGATAGCAGAAGTGTATATGGACAAGGCATACTAGTTAGAAAAATGAAAGAAATTTATTTTAAAAAAGTAACTTCCACTCCACATATCCTAGATAAAATGATGCATAATACTTTGCGTCATAAAATTTTACTTGGCGTATTTGGTCATTTGATTAAAGAACAATATGGAGAAGAAGCAGGAGGTTTAGATATTAAATATGGAGCTTACATTCCTATGGTAAATGGTATTCGTTTATTATCCATTGAAGCTGAGATCTTTGAGACTTCCACATTAGAACGTATAGAAAAATTGAAACAATTAAACCTGGTTCCCGAACGTTATGCTATCGAGTATGAACATGCTTTTTCGAATATCTTCAAGTTAAGATTTAAAACACTGTATAAAAAAGAAAATGGACTGTATACTTCCAATGGAATTTTGAAAGCAAAACAGTTAACAAAAGAACAACGGGAGAAATTAAAAAGCAGCTTAAGAATTGGTAATAAACTACAGAAATATATTAAAAAGAAAATCGATTCATCAAGTTAA
- a CDS encoding exonuclease domain-containing protein, which translates to MKEQKPGLGRMWNLYKKGGITPAVSSMFNNQNAQQMAFIRSVMKNQRKTSISEMPLNQLEVVVFDLETTGFSPNQGDEIISIGAVLVEGTEIKSKKTFYTITNPKREIPDHIVKLTGITNEMALKGAELIDALHQFLGFVNKRVLLAHGTGHDKQFLNSALWKTSRIRLSHRVLDTMIIGKWLHPEVQNYDLDTLLNIYDIPITERHHALQDSFMTAQLWIKYLQKILKKNILTLGDLYAYLSK; encoded by the coding sequence ATGAAGGAGCAGAAACCTGGATTAGGGAGAATGTGGAACTTATATAAAAAAGGCGGGATTACTCCGGCTGTATCCTCAATGTTCAACAACCAGAATGCCCAGCAAATGGCATTTATTCGTTCTGTCATGAAAAATCAACGAAAAACATCGATCTCTGAAATGCCTTTAAATCAATTAGAAGTTGTTGTTTTTGATTTGGAAACAACAGGTTTTTCCCCAAATCAAGGTGACGAAATTATTTCCATAGGGGCTGTATTAGTAGAGGGAACGGAGATTAAATCTAAAAAAACATTCTATACCATTACAAACCCCAAGAGAGAAATTCCTGATCACATCGTGAAATTAACAGGGATTACGAATGAAATGGCTTTAAAAGGTGCAGAGCTGATTGATGCTTTACATCAATTTTTAGGTTTCGTAAATAAAAGGGTACTCTTAGCACATGGAACGGGTCATGATAAACAATTTTTGAATTCTGCACTTTGGAAAACATCAAGGATTAGACTATCTCATCGAGTTTTGGATACGATGATCATTGGGAAGTGGCTTCATCCTGAAGTTCAAAATTATGACTTGGACACACTATTGAATATATATGATATACCAATAACTGAAAGACATCACGCATTACAGGATTCATTCATGACAGCTCAATTATGGATCAAATATTTACAAAAGATTTTGAAAAAAAACATTTTAACTTTAGGAGATTTATATGCCTACTTAAGTAAATAG
- a CDS encoding MFS transporter has translation MFKTKKKKLQIFFESDIDSFPIHQNNVKKNKSAEQNKGSFLLFMSLSTVPIVLVLGNSMIIPVLPDMQRILHITQFQTSLTITLFSVSAGLFIPVLGYLSDRFNRKIIIIPSLIVYGLGGILAGFGAVWHSYSLILIARIIQGLGAAGTAPIAMALVGDLFKGGTESKALGLIEAANGTGKVLSPIIGSLLAFIVWYAAFFAFPIFCLLSLLAVIFFIKEPKKKKKALKLKPYLRNIFTILKKKGNWLIPSFFVGSLALFILFGVLFYLSDLLENKPYSIDGVLKGFILAIPLVGMVFTSYLTGSKIKKNGIMIRWLMNIGLTISVISLTFTIFFYKNIYLFIGLITMSSIGTGLVLPCINTLITGSVSRKERGMITSLYNSLRFLGVAFGPPLFSWLVGISDQLVFITVTSLSSIALLLVFFLIHPSKKVS, from the coding sequence ATGTTTAAAACGAAAAAAAAGAAACTGCAAATTTTTTTCGAAAGTGACATAGATTCATTTCCTATACATCAGAATAATGTGAAAAAAAACAAAAGTGCTGAGCAAAATAAGGGAAGTTTCTTATTATTCATGTCCTTATCTACTGTACCCATTGTCTTAGTTTTAGGTAATTCCATGATTATTCCTGTATTACCTGATATGCAACGTATATTACATATAACCCAATTTCAAACGAGTTTAACAATCACTTTATTTTCTGTGTCAGCAGGCTTGTTTATCCCTGTACTTGGTTATTTATCTGATCGATTCAATAGGAAGATAATCATCATCCCATCTTTAATTGTATACGGATTAGGAGGCATTTTAGCAGGTTTTGGTGCTGTATGGCATTCGTATAGTTTGATTTTAATCGCTCGTATTATACAAGGGTTAGGGGCGGCGGGAACAGCTCCCATTGCTATGGCTTTAGTGGGTGACCTTTTTAAAGGCGGAACAGAGAGCAAAGCTTTAGGGCTTATTGAAGCAGCAAATGGTACTGGGAAGGTGCTCAGTCCTATCATTGGCTCATTGTTAGCTTTTATTGTATGGTATGCTGCATTTTTTGCTTTTCCTATTTTTTGTTTACTATCCTTATTGGCTGTTATTTTTTTCATAAAAGAACCAAAGAAGAAAAAAAAAGCCCTTAAACTCAAACCATACCTAAGAAATATTTTCACCATTCTAAAGAAAAAAGGCAATTGGTTAATACCATCTTTTTTTGTCGGTTCTTTAGCATTATTCATTTTATTTGGGGTGTTATTTTATCTATCTGATCTTCTGGAGAATAAACCCTACTCCATAGATGGTGTTTTGAAGGGGTTTATTTTAGCGATTCCTTTAGTAGGAATGGTTTTCACTTCATATTTGACGGGAAGTAAAATCAAAAAGAACGGTATAATGATTCGTTGGTTAATGAACATTGGACTTACAATTTCCGTAATATCTCTAACGTTTACCATCTTTTTTTATAAAAATATATATTTATTTATTGGCCTTATTACTATGAGTAGTATTGGTACGGGCTTGGTATTACCCTGTATAAACACATTAATTACAGGATCTGTTTCTAGGAAGGAAAGGGGAATGATCACATCATTATACAATAGCTTAAGATTTTTAGGGGTTGCTTTTGGTCCACCATTATTTAGTTGGTTAGTGGGTATTTCTGATCAACTCGTTTTTATTACTGTAACCAGCTTATCCTCAATTGCTCTGTTGCTAGTGTTTTTTCTCATTCATCCTAGCAAAAAAGTCAGTTGA